A portion of the Cyanobium sp. PCC 7001 genome contains these proteins:
- the menB gene encoding 1,4-dihydroxy-2-naphthoyl-CoA synthase, with the protein MTADPVHWREAGNYEDIRFELCEEGIARITINRPHKRNAFRPRTVQELCDAFARVRDNPRVGVVLFTGAGPAADGGWAFCAGGDQSVRGDGGYVGDDGLPRLNVLDLQRLIRSLPKVVIALVAGYAIGGGQVLHLLCDLSIAAENARFGQTGPRVGSFDGGFGAGYLARVVGQRKAREIWFLCRQYDAHEALAMGLVNAVVPLEALQEEGVRWAREVLQHSPTAIRCLKAAFNAETDGLAGIQELAGQATHLFYRTAEGQEGRDAFLAKRQPDFSDAPWLP; encoded by the coding sequence ATGACCGCCGACCCTGTCCACTGGCGCGAGGCCGGCAACTACGAGGACATCCGCTTCGAGCTCTGCGAGGAGGGGATCGCCCGCATCACAATCAACCGGCCCCACAAGCGCAACGCCTTCCGGCCCCGCACCGTGCAGGAGCTGTGTGACGCCTTCGCCCGGGTCCGGGACAATCCCCGGGTGGGGGTGGTGCTGTTCACCGGTGCCGGTCCGGCGGCCGATGGTGGCTGGGCCTTCTGCGCCGGTGGGGATCAGAGCGTGCGGGGGGACGGGGGCTATGTGGGTGACGATGGCCTGCCCCGGCTCAACGTGCTCGACCTGCAGCGGCTGATCCGCAGCCTGCCCAAGGTGGTGATCGCCCTGGTGGCGGGCTACGCCATCGGCGGCGGCCAGGTGCTGCACCTGCTCTGCGACCTCTCGATCGCGGCGGAGAACGCCCGCTTCGGCCAGACCGGCCCGCGGGTGGGCAGCTTCGACGGCGGCTTCGGCGCGGGTTACCTGGCCCGCGTGGTGGGGCAGCGCAAGGCGCGGGAGATCTGGTTCCTGTGCCGGCAGTACGACGCCCACGAGGCGCTGGCCATGGGCCTGGTCAACGCCGTGGTGCCGCTCGAGGCCCTGCAGGAGGAGGGTGTGCGCTGGGCCCGGGAGGTGCTGCAGCACAGCCCTACCGCGATCCGCTGCCTGAAGGCGGCGTTCAATGCCGAGACCGATGGCCTGGCGGGAATCCAGGAGCTGGCGGGCCAGGCCACCCACCTCTTCTACCGCACGGCCGAGGGGCAGGAGGGGCGCGATGCCTTCCTGGCCAAGCGCCAGCCCGACTTCTCCGACGCCCCCTGGTTACCTTGA
- the menD gene encoding 2-succinyl-5-enolpyruvyl-6-hydroxy-3-cyclohexene-1-carboxylic-acid synthase has protein sequence MDLARRNLEAALLLLQALVRQGLGLVVLCPGSRSAPLAVAAALVEGEQLQLHTAVDERSAAFFALGWSRAAGRAAAVITTSGTAVANLLPAVVEADFGTIPLLLITADRPRRLQGCGANQTVNQQDFLASNVRDLLRGDGDGLALMAPQALEQLAARAMAATTQQPPGPVHVNLPIEEPLHADAATLRGLKLSDVTVEAPSNPAAAASSALPGIGLGGLDPDAPGLVVAGPWRGLPQGWPAFCEALRLWQQRTGWPVLADGLSGLRGEAGLVLVGCADLCQQPAAAGLLAPQVLRLGPLSASRRLQELLRGCAGRQLLISEAEPRCLDALAMDCPQWPGGLARWWQQLPTAAREGSPAAASLALADRWCRLETTVQAHLGEALAPPAWGEPAIARQLSLLLPAGLPLVIANSSPVRDWDSFTPASAPARPVFSFRGASGIDGTLSLACGVAEAWGEAVLLSGDLALLHDSNGWLWHRRLRGRLTVVLIDNGGGGIFEQLAIRPDGETTLDFERLFAMPQAVDPLRLAAAHGVPARSVAIAAELPAALAWARAQPMALMRLATDRRRDAAWRHDLRRMATALAPRS, from the coding sequence TTGGATCTGGCCCGCCGCAATCTCGAAGCTGCCCTGCTGCTGCTCCAGGCCCTGGTGCGGCAGGGGCTGGGGCTCGTGGTGCTCTGCCCCGGCAGCCGCTCCGCTCCGCTGGCCGTTGCGGCCGCTCTGGTGGAGGGGGAACAGCTGCAGCTGCACACCGCCGTGGACGAGCGTTCGGCGGCCTTCTTCGCCCTGGGCTGGTCGCGCGCGGCGGGACGGGCCGCCGCCGTGATCACCACCTCAGGCACGGCGGTGGCCAACCTGCTTCCCGCCGTGGTGGAGGCGGATTTCGGCACCATCCCCCTGCTGCTGATCACGGCGGACCGCCCCCGGCGCCTCCAGGGCTGTGGCGCCAACCAGACCGTGAATCAGCAGGACTTCCTGGCCTCCAACGTGCGGGATCTGCTCCGCGGTGATGGGGACGGCCTGGCGCTGATGGCTCCCCAGGCCCTGGAGCAGCTGGCGGCCCGGGCCATGGCCGCCACGACCCAGCAGCCCCCCGGCCCGGTGCACGTGAACCTGCCCATCGAGGAGCCGCTCCATGCCGATGCCGCCACGCTCCGGGGCCTCAAGCTCTCTGACGTCACGGTCGAGGCCCCGTCCAATCCGGCGGCGGCTGCCAGCTCCGCGCTGCCGGGCATCGGCCTGGGGGGACTGGATCCTGATGCCCCTGGCCTGGTGGTGGCCGGGCCATGGCGCGGCCTTCCGCAGGGGTGGCCTGCCTTCTGTGAGGCCCTGCGGCTCTGGCAGCAACGCACCGGCTGGCCGGTGCTCGCCGATGGACTCAGTGGGTTGCGGGGGGAAGCCGGGCTTGTCCTGGTGGGCTGTGCGGATCTGTGCCAGCAGCCTGCCGCCGCTGGGTTGCTGGCCCCGCAGGTGCTGCGGCTCGGTCCTCTGTCGGCCAGCCGCCGGCTGCAGGAGCTGCTGCGCGGCTGCGCCGGTCGCCAGCTGCTGATCAGCGAAGCCGAGCCCCGCTGCCTCGATGCCCTGGCCATGGACTGCCCCCAGTGGCCCGGGGGACTGGCCCGCTGGTGGCAGCAGCTGCCGACGGCGGCGCGGGAAGGAAGCCCCGCTGCGGCCAGCCTGGCCCTGGCCGACCGTTGGTGCCGTCTCGAAACCACGGTGCAGGCACACCTGGGCGAGGCCCTGGCACCGCCAGCCTGGGGGGAGCCGGCCATTGCCCGCCAGCTCAGTCTTCTGCTGCCCGCCGGCCTGCCCCTGGTGATCGCCAACAGTTCACCCGTGCGGGACTGGGACAGCTTCACCCCCGCGTCTGCCCCGGCCCGGCCGGTGTTCTCCTTCCGCGGCGCCTCCGGCATCGACGGCACCCTGTCGCTGGCCTGCGGCGTGGCGGAGGCCTGGGGCGAGGCGGTGCTGCTGAGCGGCGATCTGGCGCTCCTGCATGACAGCAACGGCTGGCTCTGGCATCGGCGCCTGCGGGGGCGGCTCACCGTGGTGCTGATCGACAACGGCGGCGGCGGCATCTTCGAGCAGCTGGCGATCCGCCCGGATGGCGAGACAACGCTGGACTTCGAGCGCCTGTTTGCCATGCCCCAGGCCGTGGATCCCCTGCGGCTGGCGGCCGCCCATGGCGTGCCGGCCCGGAGCGTGGCCATCGCGGCGGAGCTGCCGGCGGCCCTGGCCTGGGCGCGCGCGCAGCCGATGGCGTTGATGCGGTTGGCCACCGACCGCCGCAGGGACGCGGCCTGGCGTCACGATCTGCGCAGAATGGCCACCGCCCTGGCGCCGCGTTCATGA
- the lepB gene encoding signal peptidase I: protein MSSPSPSPLQGLRRQLLPVLAWVAVALLLRWAVLEPRWIPSGSMLPTLQLQDRVLVEKVRTRLHRPLPVGTVVVFHPPPVLQAAGYRADAALIKRVVAVAGDQVEVRQGRLWRNGSAVADDWAAEPMAYALAPVTVPAGHLLVLGDNRNASLDSHLWGPLPEEQLIGSAVWRYWPLRRFGAIRFSPTATEPVPPRQLG, encoded by the coding sequence TTGTCCTCCCCGAGCCCCTCGCCGCTGCAGGGCCTGCGGCGCCAGCTGCTGCCGGTGCTGGCCTGGGTGGCGGTGGCCCTGCTGCTGCGCTGGGCGGTGCTGGAACCCCGCTGGATTCCTTCCGGTTCCATGCTCCCCACCCTGCAGCTGCAGGATCGGGTGCTGGTGGAAAAGGTGCGCACCCGTCTGCACCGCCCTCTGCCAGTGGGCACGGTGGTGGTGTTCCACCCGCCGCCGGTGTTGCAGGCGGCGGGTTACCGGGCCGATGCCGCCCTGATCAAACGGGTGGTGGCCGTCGCTGGTGATCAGGTGGAGGTGCGTCAGGGGCGGCTGTGGCGCAACGGCTCCGCCGTGGCGGACGACTGGGCAGCCGAGCCGATGGCCTATGCGCTGGCACCCGTGACCGTGCCAGCGGGCCACCTGCTGGTGCTGGGGGACAACCGCAATGCCAGTCTCGATTCCCACCTCTGGGGCCCACTGCCGGAGGAGCAGCTGATCGGCAGCGCCGTCTGGCGCTACTGGCCGCTGCGACGCTTCGGAGCCATTCGGTTCTCCCCCACGGCAACCGAACCGGTGCCACCGCGACAGCTGGGTTAA
- a CDS encoding DUF760 domain-containing protein, whose translation MFNPEFLTTDNEAISGNSLIQYLQEQSPDVLQRVARSASGDIQDIIRHNVQGLLGMLPAEHFEVKIQTNRENLAGLLASAMMTGYFLRQMEQRMELETSLLGRDGAEDSGDDADPGELQL comes from the coding sequence ATGTTCAACCCGGAGTTCCTGACGACAGACAACGAGGCCATCAGCGGCAATTCGCTGATCCAATATCTGCAGGAACAATCTCCGGATGTGTTGCAGCGGGTGGCCCGCTCGGCCAGCGGCGACATCCAGGACATCATTCGCCACAACGTGCAGGGTCTGCTCGGCATGCTTCCGGCCGAGCACTTCGAGGTGAAGATCCAGACCAATCGCGAGAATCTGGCCGGCCTGCTCGCCTCCGCGATGATGACGGGCTATTTCCTGCGGCAGATGGAGCAGCGCATGGAGCTGGAGACCAGCCTGCTCGGTCGGGATGGGGCCGAGGATTCCGGCGATGACGCCGATCCCGGCGAACTCCAGCTCTGA